In Gimesia panareensis, the genomic window AGTGGCATCGCAATGACAGCCACCGTGATCCCCGCCAGAATGTCGTTAGGGACGTTGGTGTGCATGATTTTGATATTGTGCCAGGGATTAAAATCGTTGAGATAGCTTTTCAGATTAAATTTAGGTTGGTCGTATTGATTTTGCGACATTGAAGAAATCCATGATCTATGGACCTGAATCATAAAGCTCAGGCGGGATGAACTCAAAAGGCACGCTCATGATGTCACGGGGCGTCTCAGACCAAACTGGTCAAGTGGCATTACAGCAACAGTGCGCATCAAACGTTGCTGGATCGGCGCAGGAGAGAACCCGAAATAGTCAACAGGAGCATACCGTTAAAAACAGGTATGAGTCAGCAGAGAACCGGCGGGCCGCGAGAGATGTAGGCTTCATCACGATCAGATTCGTTGACCTGAAAATCAACGTCGATCACCAAGGCAATGACGTGCGAAACTTCGAGGAGTAATTCCGCATCCTGGATCAGTGGCTCTTCTTCCCCGGCATCCTCGTTTTCTTCAAACTCGAATTCGGAGTAAAACCAGTCCGGACTTTCATCCAAAGACTGTAAAAGAGACGGTCCGCCCAACAGAAGCACGATGTCCAGCACAATGGCTGCACAGCAGAGAAACATCAGGGCTTGGCGGGCAGACTGAAGCATATACAGAAGGTATTTTATGCATTTCGATTTGTCAATTATTTGTTGATATACTTATCTGGAATTAGAGAACTTCAACTGGTGAACGGAGTTCGATCTATTCCCCTAAGTGCTTTGCGAGTCTGGATTAAATCAGATTTTCCCTTCCCCGTGGTATTCACATTCATAGACGATCATGTGAGAATATGAAGAACTTCTACAAAATGTAACCTATATTAAAGTGTGGTCTTATAGAGAAAGCTTAACGATCATACTGATTTGAGGATGATCCAGGAGCCAAATCACTCGACACGACCCACCTGCCTGCTGAAAATTTAAAACAAAAAACACAAACAGGACCGCGCGTCCTGCTGCTCGAAAGCTTGAGGGACGGATGAACTTTTTCAATTTATCTCGACTGTCGAAATACACCCTGACTCTGACCATCCTGCTGACCGGCTTGAGCCATTTCAGCTCACCGGCTGCCGCCCAGACGAAAGAAGAGCTCTGCGACTGCTCGCCGGAACTGACACTGCTGCTGCGGGTCAACGACGTCAGACGCACTGCCGACCTGGTGAAGAAAGCAGGCGGAAAAATTGTTTACGATCCCAACCTGGGCATCGGAAATGATATCCCCTTCCTGGTGGTCAACCTCCCTCCCAGCAAGCTCAACGACAAAAAATTCATCGATTCGCTCAAACTCCCTTCAGGCGTGATGGAAGAAATTCTGCCCCACAAGAACATCCCCCAGGGCGCCCTGGCCCCCATGCCCATGCCGGAGCAACCGAAGGTCCCTGAACTGCAGGAAGTTCCCGAGGCAGATTTCGATTCGCTCTATGTACCCCTGGAAGACATCAAGGTCCCGGCACTGCGGAAGCGGGTCGCCGGCAAGGGACTCGGTGAAGGCACGATTGTCGCGATCATCGACACCGGAATCGACACCACCCATCCCGTCTTTCAGGATCGCGTGATCTTCTGGGACGATGCCACCCGTGAAGGACGTTCCACACTGGCCCGTGCCCGGCAACTGGATGGCAAAATCGAAATTGCCGACCGCAAGTTTGTCGCACTGCCCGAAACGGTCAAAGAAAACGAATATGTCTTCTTCGGTTATATCGACGAAAAGAAGCTCGGCTTCCAGCAGGGCGACCTCTGGACCACACTGGGCCGGGAAGGCGTGGATATCAACCGCAACGGCACCAAGGATGATAAACTGCTGGTCGTCGTCGGCACGATTCCGAACCCGGTACTCAAGAAACTCGAAGAAGAGAAGAAGGCGGAAGCAGAGAAAAAAGCAAAAGATCCTGAAGCCCCCGTGGCCGCGCGAAAGCCGGACCCGACCATTCATGATCTCCCCAAAGAATACACGCTCGCCTTCGTCGACGTCGATATGGACGGAAAATTCAGCAAGGAAGAAGCCAACACCCCCATTCTGGATTTCAACACCGCCCGCAAAATGCAGAAAGACGGGCTGAAAGTTCCTTACCAGAGCATGCTGGAATTTCCCTCGCGGACAAAACGCATCGCGTACCCATTGCTCTTCCGGCCCGATTCTAAAAAACAGGTCGATGAGATCACGATCGCCTTCGATCAACAGTCGCACGGAACCCACGTGGCCGGGATCGTCGCAGGCAGTGGCATGCAGATCGAAGGGGCCGCCCCCAAAGCGGCACTGATGGCGATCAAAGTCTGCTCCGGGCGGAGCTGTACCGATCAGGCGATTCTGCGTGGTATTATCTCAGCCTTCTTTAACCCGCAGGGTTATGTTCCGGATGTCGTGAATATTTCACTGGGCAGCCACGAAGGGTATCTCAAACGCCCCTTGAGCATTCTCCTGCAGGACCTCTCGGCTAAATTCGGTACGACGTTCTTCATCTCCGCTTCCAATGATGGACCCGGCTATCGCACGATCAACGGACTGGGCGCTTCCAGCCCCGCTGTGTTTGTCGGTGCCCAGGTCTCGGCCAATACACTACGCGAGCATTACCGCCTGGCAGAAGGAGTCAAAGCACCCGAACACGGACTGCTCTACTTCTCTTCCCTGGGACCGTCCTACACCGGTGAAATGCGACCCAACGTTGTCGCCCCCGGATCGGCACTCTCTTCCACACCGCTGAACTCGGAAGGTTCGAGCATGTTCAACGGCACCAGTATGTCGTCTCCGATTGCCGCCGGTGCTGCCGCCGCAATGCTGTCCCTGGTTAAAGCGGACAAGGATTACGCGGAAGTGCTGAAACGTCAGCAGACGAAAATTGAAGCCATCCGGAAGAAATCCTCCGACAGCCGCTACTCGCTGACCTCGCTCGCCTTGAGCATGCGACTGGCACTCGAAAATACAGCACTGCGGATGCAGGGCTTTACGTACGCTCAGCAGGGAGCCGGCCTGATCGATATCGACAAGGCCTATCCCGAATTCGTGCGGCTGGCCAAACTGACGCTGGATCCCAAAAAACAGACCGCGGAACTCAGTATCAATCACTATTCCAAGTTCAACCGGCTGTATGACCGGTCCAATAATATTGCCGCCCACAAACGCGTCGATCTGGACCTGAATATCGACGGCGAAGTCTCCGATCAGGGCAGCCTCCTGCTCAAGAACACTCCCGCTATCGTCCGCCTGGAAAAAGTTGAAATCCAGGATACCGACGGTTCCGTTGTGACCCTGGATGTGAAAAAAGATAAAGAGAAGATTCCCTTCTCAATCGCCTTACCTGGAAAAGAAGAAGCACTGGGGAATGAAATTGCCCTGGTCCTTTCCAACAGCAGTAAGTCGTTTTTCTACAGTACCCGCAAACGGAACCTGATGGAAACCGGAAAAACATACCTCGCCTATTACACGGTGACGCAACACGGCGAACGGGAATTCAGTTTCCTGGATGTCGTTCACAAACCGATCGAACTCTCCGACCTGGAAACCGAAGTCAGTCTGCCCGGCCTGGGACTCCGCGATTCCGATCGCATCGCCGCTTACGTAGTACCACAGCGAACCATTTCCGCGG contains:
- a CDS encoding S8 family serine peptidase → MNFFNLSRLSKYTLTLTILLTGLSHFSSPAAAQTKEELCDCSPELTLLLRVNDVRRTADLVKKAGGKIVYDPNLGIGNDIPFLVVNLPPSKLNDKKFIDSLKLPSGVMEEILPHKNIPQGALAPMPMPEQPKVPELQEVPEADFDSLYVPLEDIKVPALRKRVAGKGLGEGTIVAIIDTGIDTTHPVFQDRVIFWDDATREGRSTLARARQLDGKIEIADRKFVALPETVKENEYVFFGYIDEKKLGFQQGDLWTTLGREGVDINRNGTKDDKLLVVVGTIPNPVLKKLEEEKKAEAEKKAKDPEAPVAARKPDPTIHDLPKEYTLAFVDVDMDGKFSKEEANTPILDFNTARKMQKDGLKVPYQSMLEFPSRTKRIAYPLLFRPDSKKQVDEITIAFDQQSHGTHVAGIVAGSGMQIEGAAPKAALMAIKVCSGRSCTDQAILRGIISAFFNPQGYVPDVVNISLGSHEGYLKRPLSILLQDLSAKFGTTFFISASNDGPGYRTINGLGASSPAVFVGAQVSANTLREHYRLAEGVKAPEHGLLYFSSLGPSYTGEMRPNVVAPGSALSSTPLNSEGSSMFNGTSMSSPIAAGAAAAMLSLVKADKDYAEVLKRQQTKIEAIRKKSSDSRYSLTSLALSMRLALENTALRMQGFTYAQQGAGLIDIDKAYPEFVRLAKLTLDPKKQTAELSINHYSKFNRLYDRSNNIAAHKRVDLDLNIDGEVSDQGSLLLKNTPAIVRLEKVEIQDTDGSVVTLDVKKDKEKIPFSIALPGKEEALGNEIALVLSNSSKSFFYSTRKRNLMETGKTYLAYYTVTQHGEREFSFLDVVHKPIELSDLETEVSLPGLGLRDSDRIAAYVVPQRTISAGAYHRYPVAVTRRDSSLTVMLGFEANSSGRLLVSVFNPDGKEIGYRVIQQTSQLGGDRSNATLTVSTKEEGIHEVLVSTFSGNWLNESKYDLLIEAQRFRASTDELDLATVDSGKESEKLITFSNSSNQVRSMSASLGSLTRVVPQDHFPIVANYRTFRKLDIPEWRPESGESQTTTVRLTFPPDDKKTKGFSGRIDHRLYKKGPDGKMVEAHKGSFYGRGKSFNNIPRPEPGKPYETLYAAVDTYFTVPYDEGLKDSQGTITLDAYFPSIPVKMEGSINLSILSVGRPDVYILKVKGPQKLIDASAAHKDPSSSSQATLEIPTKISGISKIKVTLPVTVTPDVKSTLSKQLIRSHISISTSDSRISDYIPIEISQ